One window from the genome of Balneola sp. encodes:
- a CDS encoding phosphopyruvate hydratase has protein sequence MSFIEDVHARQVIDSRGNPTVEVDVTLETGTVGRAAVPSGASTGEHEAVELRDGDKDYYLGKSVLKAVENVNTTIADEFRGRSVFNQVALDDLLLELDGTPNKAKLGANAILGVSMACAKAAAEDLGMPLWRYVGGVNAKVMPLPMMNIINGGSHADNSVDLQEFMIMPAGAESFSKALQVGAEVFHNLKKVLSDKGYSTAVGDEGGFAPNLKSNEEAVEVILTAIEKAGYVPEEDVLIALDPAASEFYNSETGLYEFKWSDGSKKDTDAMVEFWSTWVDKYPIISIEDGLAEDDWDAWKKLTEAVGDKVQLVGDDLFVTNTKRLATGIERGIANSILIKVNQIGTITETLDAIEMAHKNGYTAVISHRSGETEDVTIADLAVATNAGQIKTGSMSRTDRIAKYNQLIRIEEQLGDSAIFLGHDAFGL, from the coding sequence ATGAGTTTTATTGAAGACGTTCATGCAAGACAGGTCATCGACTCACGGGGGAATCCCACTGTTGAAGTGGATGTAACTTTAGAAACAGGTACCGTTGGCCGTGCCGCTGTTCCATCAGGAGCTTCTACAGGTGAACACGAAGCTGTTGAACTACGCGATGGGGATAAAGACTACTACCTCGGCAAAAGCGTGCTTAAAGCCGTTGAGAATGTGAATACAACAATTGCGGACGAATTCCGTGGTCGATCTGTTTTTAATCAAGTTGCCTTAGATGATCTGCTGCTTGAATTAGATGGAACTCCGAACAAAGCCAAGCTGGGAGCTAATGCAATTTTAGGTGTCTCAATGGCATGTGCTAAAGCTGCGGCTGAAGATTTGGGAATGCCTTTATGGAGATATGTTGGTGGCGTGAATGCCAAAGTGATGCCGCTCCCAATGATGAATATTATTAACGGTGGCTCACATGCTGATAACAGTGTTGACCTTCAGGAATTTATGATTATGCCTGCCGGAGCTGAATCTTTCAGCAAAGCACTGCAGGTTGGAGCCGAAGTATTTCATAACCTGAAGAAAGTTCTTTCTGACAAAGGATATAGTACAGCAGTTGGCGATGAAGGTGGATTTGCTCCGAACCTGAAATCAAATGAAGAAGCTGTTGAAGTTATTTTAACCGCGATCGAGAAAGCAGGATATGTTCCTGAAGAAGATGTATTGATTGCACTGGATCCTGCTGCATCAGAATTCTACAATTCTGAAACCGGTTTATATGAATTTAAGTGGAGTGACGGTTCTAAAAAAGATACCGATGCCATGGTTGAATTCTGGAGCACATGGGTAGATAAATATCCAATTATTTCCATCGAAGATGGTCTGGCAGAAGATGATTGGGATGCATGGAAAAAGCTAACAGAGGCTGTAGGCGATAAAGTACAGCTTGTTGGTGATGACCTTTTTGTAACCAACACCAAGCGTCTGGCTACTGGAATTGAGCGTGGTATTGCCAACTCCATCCTTATCAAAGTGAACCAAATCGGTACCATCACAGAAACACTGGATGCGATTGAGATGGCACATAAAAATGGATATACTGCTGTTATCTCTCACCGATCAGGAGAAACGGAAGATGTAACAATTGCAGATCTTGCGGTAGCTACAAATGCAGGTCAAATTAAAACAGGTTCTATGAGCCGAACTGACCGAATCGCCAAATACAATCAGTTGATTCGCATTGAAGAGCAACTGGGCGACTCTGCTATTTTCTTAGGGCATGACGCTTTTGGATTATAA